The Roseimicrobium gellanilyticum sequence CCAGAGATCACAGGCACTGCACTCTCCAAAGGCGCAGGCTCCAGCATCTGAAGACCACTCCAGTCATGCAACCACGCAATGGGCTGCACCAATTGGCGGCGCTGATTGATGCCACCCGAAGCGAGGCATTCGATACGCACCCGGCTGTCCACCAACAGACGCTCATCTGGAGGCGCACAGATGCGAACTTCCAGCACATCGCTCCCCATCGCCAGCAACAGGATGGATCGGGACTCATCCGGTGTGGCCGTCACAGTCTGCACAATGCCTTCCACGGCGACGCGCTGGAAGAAATACCGCCCCGCTGCGAAGTCCGCATAAGTGGCAGAAACGGCAGGCGGCAACTCTTTGCTCCCCTTCTTTTCATATTGGATGAGTTCAATACCGGGAAGATACGAACCCGGAATGGTCGTGCCCTTTACCGCCACCTCATCACCGACGCGCAGGCTCCGCTCATTGCGACCGAGGAAATACGTCCCGGCCGTTTCGTCCTGGATGACCACGGCTCCATTGGGACCTTCGATGAAGACCACCGTCCCCTGCAACTCCACCGGCAGTCTTCTGACTGCCGCTTCTGGAGTCAGTGAGCGCACCTCCCGTGCAGTCGTCAGCGTGGTCTCCGCACCAGAGGCTGTCGATATTCCCAGAATGGCAACAATGCAAAAACAGAGCCGGTGAACCACATTCCTGCCGGGTGCGTTCATGGAAGGATTGGGAATCATGATCGAAGGGCACTATCCCGCCGTTTGGAGGTTCGTCCAGAAGGCAACTTGAACGCGCATGTATGACCCTTGCCCCTTATTCTCTCGACTCGTCGGGGCTCTCGGCGTTGTGTGGCACGCTTCCTTCTGGGGCAGCAATTTCCGATACGAGCACTGCCGTGTCGGGAGCCTCGCCGGAATAGAACGCGAGGTAATGCGTGTCCCCGATCACGGTGGCGTTCACGTTGCCTGCATCAAACGAGATCTGACTGCCGGTAGCGATGGCATGGGAGACCGGCCACTTGAGCGGCTGGTCAAATACGCTGTCCGGGTCCACCACCCGGCGTCGCAGGATGCCGCCCTTGCCACGCTGATAGTAGTAGTTGCTTAGCAACCCGGTTTTGGTGTCAAGGATGAGACTTGGTGTGGACGCCATGACATCGCCGATGTTCGTTTTTGAGCGTGTCCACGTGGCACCGTAGTCTCTGGAGACCAGTTGAAATTGCGCTCGCTCCGAGGTGGTGCCTCCCAGCTCTGTCCGCGCGATGGCGAGGATTTTGCCATCGCCGAGGTACACCGCCGCAGGCTCCGTGGGCCACTGGGCCTTGGTCAATTTGGACTCCACGGTCGTTTGAGTCCAGGTCGCTCCATTGTCACTGCTGGTCACCGTGCCCCACGAGCTATTGGGGCCGTCACCATAGTTTCCTTCGAACCACAGTGCCATGAGCCCGACTGTGGGCACTGCGAAGACATCGGTGATCTGCATGGGAGACACAGCGAGTTTCGGCGTGGCCACGAGCGTGAAAGTCACCCCGTCCGTGGTGCGGTAGAGATCATGAATCCGCTCCGGCCCTACCCGACGCACCCAGAGGAGCATCGACCCTGCAGCATCCAGACCCTTCCCCACAGGCACCTCGCCATAGCCCGGCGTGTTGGCGACCACGGTCTCCGGTGTCCAGGTTTTTCCTCCATCCGTGGAAGTCCGCGCATAAACGGCGCGTGCGTCTTCACCAATCGTGTGTGCCTTGCCCCGGCTGTACACGCAGACCAGTTTTTCTCCGATGGCCTGCATCATCGGCCATGAGTTGTAGCCACTTACATTCTGCACCACATGTGGCTTCGCAGGAGCTTCCACTGGCGTCACCTTCACCACGGCCAAGCCCGTTGGGCTGGTGAAAGAGTC is a genomic window containing:
- a CDS encoding sialidase family protein, with amino-acid sequence MRLELPYVALLVSTVTCLGGSEPVVTPHSKHPAKTGGSESRIPDRREDRPVYLTANNMSIATGQPSLTLMSSGSIQIPVWSLSGGTPGQSVAGLVTGLPSGCAAVKVEIVVTTTDTATSPKYEDVYRVHLSQMEEDAPFTKRHYQGYPVRAPLPTAPFHTRTILLESYYEVEPDAPLWVRVQREPADPADSFTSPTGLAVVKVTPVEAPAKPHVVQNVSGYNSWPMMQAIGEKLVCVYSRGKAHTIGEDARAVYARTSTDGGKTWTPETVVANTPGYGEVPVGKGLDAAGSMLLWVRRVGPERIHDLYRTTDGVTFTLVATPKLAVSPMQITDVFAVPTVGLMALWFEGNYGDGPNSSWGTVTSSDNGATWTQTTVESKLTKAQWPTEPAAVYLGDGKILAIARTELGGTTSERAQFQLVSRDYGATWTRSKTNIGDVMASTPSLILDTKTGLLSNYYYQRGKGGILRRRVVDPDSVFDQPLKWPVSHAIATGSQISFDAGNVNATVIGDTHYLAFYSGEAPDTAVLVSEIAAPEGSVPHNAESPDESRE